A window of Sphingobacterium sp. SRCM116780 contains these coding sequences:
- a CDS encoding fimbrillin family protein, with product MNMILGNTLNRSIMIAILLSSIVLLFSCSKNDQQNVVNNDNAVMKVFVAGVFGNETLVSQTGNSKIGRANLSSTDGITKASDGETIKLPEFDALISLKQDGYGVSPISQSSGTPSISKGIRANVPMGNGMKYRLLLYLENGQFSKSVELTAGTPANIPVRAGEKYSWIAYSYNTTEPIAEIVNATNPSIPTFVTKELLHATGQITISSTVGANDYLPITFKRRLGRVAVEINATGMFARDVMQAVVSFEQNYFKEGTFNLKTGTTSNLTSPVVTTTLDGTAPEKNVRTLYYYTADTAALIADLKVRLHSVKIKNDVGTETNYTPNTVFSYTNNNTGFTPVAGTSHTAIINIVPSGSPVGPTIWAPGNLYYDAVAPDGYKYKFRSEPSNIFNTTTDAAEMNKEYWQWMPDALVPYVANYVHSVTGPHQDPCRLVYPLGRWRMPTRQDYLDLIANSTKTVGENTTAKNRYVTFTIAGGSVTFPSLGYRVQGNGAIDDYRWTGTDHRAIGYYWTSTPQSSNDGYYLFINQYYSNSTTYALDVQENLDVENGANIRCVKN from the coding sequence ATGAATATGATATTAGGAAACACTCTGAATAGAAGTATAATGATCGCTATTCTGTTATCCAGTATAGTTTTATTATTTAGCTGTTCCAAAAATGATCAACAGAACGTCGTGAATAATGATAATGCTGTAATGAAAGTATTTGTTGCTGGTGTATTTGGTAATGAGACTTTGGTTAGCCAAACAGGTAATTCAAAAATAGGTCGTGCAAATTTATCCTCAACAGATGGAATCACAAAAGCAAGTGACGGTGAGACTATCAAATTACCAGAATTTGATGCTTTAATTTCGTTAAAACAGGACGGTTATGGTGTTTCACCTATTTCGCAATCATCAGGTACGCCAAGTATATCGAAAGGTATTCGTGCAAATGTACCAATGGGAAATGGCATGAAATACCGATTACTTTTGTATTTGGAAAATGGACAGTTTAGTAAATCGGTAGAGCTGACTGCCGGAACACCAGCAAATATCCCAGTAAGAGCAGGTGAAAAATATAGTTGGATTGCTTATTCATATAATACGACTGAACCCATTGCTGAAATTGTCAATGCTACCAATCCAAGCATTCCCACTTTTGTGACCAAAGAACTGTTACACGCAACAGGTCAAATTACAATTTCGTCAACAGTAGGAGCGAACGACTATTTGCCTATTACTTTTAAACGTAGGCTAGGTCGAGTAGCAGTAGAAATCAATGCAACAGGTATGTTTGCCAGAGATGTGATGCAGGCAGTTGTTTCTTTTGAACAAAATTATTTTAAAGAAGGGACTTTTAATCTGAAGACAGGTACCACATCAAACCTTACATCCCCAGTTGTTACCACAACTCTGGATGGTACGGCTCCAGAAAAAAATGTAAGAACTCTTTACTATTACACAGCGGATACAGCTGCACTTATTGCTGACCTGAAAGTAAGATTACATTCTGTCAAAATCAAGAATGATGTTGGAACAGAGACAAACTATACACCAAATACTGTTTTCTCTTATACGAATAATAATACGGGTTTTACACCTGTAGCAGGAACCTCGCATACGGCTATCATCAATATTGTGCCGAGTGGCTCACCTGTAGGTCCAACAATTTGGGCACCAGGAAATCTGTATTATGATGCTGTAGCACCAGATGGCTACAAATACAAATTCAGGAGTGAGCCTTCCAATATATTCAACACGACTACTGATGCAGCAGAAATGAACAAAGAATATTGGCAGTGGATGCCGGATGCTTTGGTTCCATATGTTGCAAATTATGTGCATTCTGTTACAGGTCCTCATCAAGATCCATGTAGATTGGTTTATCCTCTTGGAAGATGGAGAATGCCTACAAGACAAGATTATCTAGACTTAATTGCGAATTCTACCAAAACAGTTGGAGAAAATACAACGGCTAAAAATCGTTATGTAACCTTTACCATTGCAGGAGGTTCTGTAACTTTCCCTTCTCTTGGTTACCGTGTTCAAGGAAATGGAGCCATTGATGACTATAGATGGACTGGAACTGATCATAGAGCAATAGGGTATTACTGGACTTCTACACCACAATCGAGTAATGATGGTTATTACTTATTTATAAATCAATATTATTCGAACTCTACTACATATGCTCTTGACGTTCAGGAAAATCTAGATGTGGAAAATGGTGCGAATATTCGTTGTGTAAAAAATTAG
- a CDS encoding helix-turn-helix transcriptional regulator, with protein MYVLILFVCINTVFYFIFFKISNKKNKGLNKAIEEEVKGESSYSEEESITAEQIVELYELAKQNDISFMVKFQECFPLFVQKLNEVADPSLNYAELEICAYTKLSFATKDIAICRKDTVRSVENRKYRIRKKLKISSDVDFVLWITTFK; from the coding sequence ATGTATGTATTGATTCTTTTCGTATGTATAAATACGGTATTTTATTTTATCTTCTTTAAGATATCTAATAAGAAAAATAAAGGGCTTAATAAAGCTATAGAAGAAGAGGTTAAAGGAGAATCTTCGTATAGCGAGGAAGAGTCCATTACTGCAGAACAGATTGTGGAACTCTATGAACTTGCCAAACAAAATGATATTTCTTTTATGGTGAAATTCCAAGAATGCTTTCCGCTATTCGTTCAAAAGTTAAATGAGGTGGCAGACCCTTCATTGAATTATGCGGAGTTGGAAATTTGTGCCTATACTAAATTAAGTTTCGCGACAAAGGACATTGCCATATGTCGAAAAGATACGGTTAGATCGGTTGAGAATCGAAAGTACCGCATCAGAAAAAAGTTGAAAATAAGCTCGGATGTTGATTTTGTTCTGTGGATAACGACTTTTAAATAG
- a CDS encoding PepSY-associated TM helix domain-containing protein, whose protein sequence is MIKKAVLWVHKWLGIMSGIVVLILSLTGCIYTFHDELKLWVYPEKYFITTETTTSRPLALSHLIRQAQASLEKGEKISRVDLYPTKNRTWIFRAVKTDEQAFGHWNYYTYYKRVFVNPYTGEVQTIENSKTEFFQVMLQLHLNLLLGKKYGNTVVAWSTAIFVLILLTGIVLWWPKKWKGKKIKRSFWLDSKVKWKRLNHDLHNVIGFYSLLFALVLGITGLVFAFPGFKKNYIAVFNMFETNTKTAVKKPKLSMPLPTLYPNVQDNAFAYTLLRYPTAQMLSIRLKKEKESEIDIQVRMNEKQSGQFEWLYFDQTTASLQKIKSSKNLPYGDKLGSLNYDIHTGNIGGMPTKILAFVISLLCASLPITGYMIWINKMGKKKKRN, encoded by the coding sequence ATGATAAAAAAAGCTGTGCTATGGGTGCATAAGTGGTTGGGTATCATGAGTGGGATAGTTGTGTTGATCCTAAGTTTAACAGGATGTATCTATACCTTTCATGATGAACTTAAACTATGGGTGTATCCTGAAAAATACTTTATTACAACAGAGACAACAACATCTCGACCACTTGCGTTAAGCCATTTAATCCGCCAAGCACAAGCAAGTCTGGAGAAGGGAGAGAAAATCAGCCGTGTTGATCTCTATCCTACCAAGAATCGGACTTGGATATTTCGGGCCGTAAAAACCGATGAACAAGCTTTTGGTCATTGGAACTATTACACCTATTACAAACGCGTATTTGTTAATCCTTATACCGGAGAAGTACAAACAATCGAGAATTCGAAAACCGAATTTTTCCAAGTGATGCTACAACTTCACCTCAATCTCCTATTGGGTAAAAAATATGGTAATACCGTTGTCGCTTGGTCCACTGCCATTTTTGTCCTCATTTTATTGACTGGTATCGTCCTATGGTGGCCAAAAAAATGGAAAGGAAAAAAAATAAAACGAAGTTTTTGGTTAGACAGTAAGGTTAAATGGAAGCGTCTGAATCATGATCTTCACAATGTTATTGGTTTTTATAGTTTACTATTTGCTTTGGTATTAGGTATCACTGGACTTGTCTTTGCCTTTCCAGGGTTTAAAAAAAACTATATCGCTGTCTTCAACATGTTTGAAACGAACACAAAAACAGCTGTCAAAAAACCAAAGCTATCGATGCCTTTACCGACTCTATATCCTAACGTTCAAGATAATGCCTTTGCGTATACTCTATTGCGTTACCCAACAGCACAGATGCTATCCATTCGCTTAAAAAAAGAAAAAGAATCAGAAATTGACATCCAAGTCAGAATGAATGAAAAACAAAGTGGACAATTCGAATGGCTATATTTTGACCAAACCACAGCAAGTTTACAAAAAATTAAATCGAGTAAAAATCTACCCTATGGGGATAAATTAGGATCGCTCAACTATGATATCCATACTGGAAATATAGGAGGCATGCCCACTAAAATATTGGCATTTGTCATCAGTCTTTTATGCGCATCACTACCCATCACAGGATATATGATCTGGATCAATAAGATGGGAAAAAAGAAGAAAAGAAATTAG
- a CDS encoding TonB-dependent receptor yields the protein MKSTSTFYALSLIGILFFCHSTAWAQQFEVVIKDPQNKPLSQVNITLNGKKAGYSDQQGRFVTEKGSWNNPIQIRVSYTGFTPVEKTINLDTVQSPIYFQLNTTRVLDEIVVTAGRKPESISTVPSSISILNSKEIEAQSQISTNLSTILGNTIPGLGTSTNKATNSGQTLRGRAVLVLIDGIPQSTPLMNGQRDLRTIDPSVIERIEVIKGATSIYGNGSAGGIINYITRTPSVTSSVLQGLTTLRTTFNPVHPDGTMGYRASQTFFGRKEKWNYTLSGSADYTGLQRDADGVPLGQTDGLSNTYQYNAFFKLGYTIDSSSSLTAVYNFYRSNQHNRYISQTGVYGKNPTIGIRGEEPGKPAGTPYNHNAMLTYIKSNLIGQTSLTASAYYNTFRSMNRYVQNASAWYGPGQTQINSEKKGLRINLNTPFTFFHSPADITYGLDLLNDVTDQNLTDGRVYIPYMDMLNFAPYAQIKIDFFENLIFKGGVRYENATVKIKDFNTIATGPNNEGSIAVKGGKIPYKGATFNAGLRYNKYAVFNPFISFSQGFAINELGRIVRRATNNDLDSILTDPIVTNNYEIGFSSNYSIFQLSASYYYSTSKMGVELVDVGGYLTAQRLPEDVYGYEIALNANLNRQFTVGGTLAYVEGKSKKEDGTKTYLNGSRIAPLKATAYLYFTPIKPLSFQFFWVHTGSRDRFLPNDKGVYKNSEGTIKSIDLFNMNGNYQVNQQWSLGLGIENLFNKNYFPVVSQYRALNEEYVKGQGMLASFNINYKF from the coding sequence ATGAAAAGTACGTCCACTTTTTATGCTTTATCCTTAATAGGAATATTATTTTTTTGTCATTCTACCGCATGGGCACAACAATTTGAAGTAGTCATCAAAGACCCACAAAATAAACCACTGAGTCAAGTCAATATTACACTGAACGGTAAAAAAGCTGGATATTCAGATCAACAAGGAAGATTTGTTACAGAAAAAGGATCATGGAATAATCCCATTCAAATTCGTGTTTCTTATACAGGATTTACACCAGTAGAAAAGACGATCAACCTAGATACCGTTCAAAGCCCTATTTACTTCCAGCTCAATACCACTCGTGTTTTAGATGAGATTGTTGTGACTGCTGGTCGTAAACCAGAAAGCATATCAACAGTTCCTTCATCGATTTCCATTTTAAATTCCAAAGAAATAGAAGCACAAAGTCAGATCAGTACCAATCTTTCCACTATTTTGGGAAATACAATCCCAGGATTAGGTACCTCGACCAACAAAGCAACCAATTCAGGGCAAACGCTTCGTGGACGTGCAGTATTGGTCTTAATTGATGGAATTCCGCAATCTACACCCTTAATGAACGGTCAGCGAGATTTACGTACGATCGATCCAAGTGTTATCGAACGTATTGAGGTTATCAAAGGAGCAACTTCTATTTATGGAAATGGTTCTGCAGGAGGTATTATCAATTACATCACCAGAACTCCATCCGTAACTTCATCAGTGCTACAAGGATTGACGACTTTACGTACAACTTTCAATCCTGTTCATCCAGATGGAACAATGGGTTATCGTGCTAGTCAAACCTTTTTTGGAAGAAAAGAAAAATGGAACTATACGCTCAGTGGATCTGCAGATTATACCGGACTCCAACGCGATGCTGATGGTGTACCTTTAGGACAAACCGATGGATTATCTAATACATATCAATATAATGCGTTTTTTAAGCTCGGATATACTATTGACAGCAGCTCCAGTCTAACAGCTGTTTACAATTTCTACCGAAGCAATCAGCATAATCGTTACATTAGTCAAACGGGTGTATATGGAAAAAATCCGACCATCGGTATACGAGGTGAAGAACCTGGCAAACCAGCCGGAACACCTTACAACCACAATGCGATGTTAACCTATATTAAAAGTAATCTCATCGGACAAACTTCCTTAACAGCATCCGCTTATTATAACACTTTCCGTTCCATGAATCGGTATGTCCAAAATGCTTCTGCTTGGTACGGTCCAGGACAAACGCAGATCAATTCGGAAAAGAAAGGATTGCGTATTAACCTGAACACGCCATTCACATTTTTTCACTCTCCAGCAGATATTACATACGGATTGGATTTACTGAACGATGTTACTGATCAAAACCTGACGGATGGACGCGTTTATATTCCTTACATGGATATGCTCAATTTTGCTCCTTATGCGCAGATTAAAATTGATTTTTTCGAAAATTTAATCTTTAAAGGTGGGGTACGTTATGAGAATGCAACGGTTAAGATCAAAGACTTCAACACCATCGCCACTGGCCCAAATAACGAAGGGAGCATTGCGGTTAAAGGTGGTAAAATTCCTTATAAAGGAGCAACTTTCAATGCTGGATTGCGATATAATAAATATGCTGTATTCAATCCATTTATAAGTTTTTCACAAGGGTTTGCTATCAATGAACTCGGTCGTATTGTGCGTCGAGCTACAAATAACGACTTAGATAGTATACTCACAGATCCAATTGTAACCAACAACTATGAAATCGGGTTTTCAAGCAATTATAGCATTTTCCAACTTTCAGCATCCTATTATTATAGTACATCAAAAATGGGTGTTGAGTTAGTCGATGTTGGTGGGTATTTAACTGCACAGCGTCTTCCTGAGGATGTATATGGCTATGAAATTGCCTTAAATGCCAATCTTAACAGACAATTTACTGTTGGTGGAACGCTGGCCTATGTTGAAGGTAAATCTAAAAAAGAAGATGGGACAAAAACTTACCTCAATGGCTCTCGTATAGCACCTTTGAAAGCCACTGCATACCTTTACTTCACGCCAATCAAGCCACTTAGTTTCCAATTCTTTTGGGTACATACTGGCTCACGTGACCGTTTTTTACCTAATGATAAAGGCGTATATAAAAACAGTGAGGGAACGATTAAATCCATTGATCTGTTTAATATGAATGGAAATTACCAAGTCAATCAACAATGGTCACTGGGTCTAGGAATCGAAAATCTTTTTAACAAAAATTATTTCCCCGTTGTCAGCCAATACCGTGCACTAAATGAGGAATATGTAAAAGGCCAAGGTATGCTAGCTTCGTTCAACATAAACTATAAATTCTAG
- a CDS encoding SRPBCC domain-containing protein codes for MITSTISIQAKAANIWQALTHKEEFKQWYFDIPDFELSVGSTFDFYEPGDEKKYLHRCTLLEIIPNKKLSYTWTHPDYSKGITTVTWLLEEKNEITEVTLHHQGLNHIQDAGSQFAPENYQQGWDEILANLKKYLIKTV; via the coding sequence ATGATTACTTCTACGATCAGTATACAAGCAAAGGCAGCCAATATATGGCAAGCACTCACCCATAAGGAGGAATTCAAACAGTGGTATTTTGACATTCCTGATTTTGAATTATCGGTGGGTTCAACATTTGATTTTTATGAACCAGGCGATGAAAAGAAATATCTACATCGTTGTACATTACTCGAAATCATCCCCAACAAGAAGCTTTCGTATACTTGGACCCACCCCGATTATAGTAAAGGCATAACGACTGTCACTTGGTTGCTGGAAGAAAAAAATGAGATAACTGAAGTTACCTTGCACCATCAAGGACTAAATCATATTCAGGATGCAGGTTCTCAATTTGCTCCAGAAAATTATCAACAAGGTTGGGATGAAATATTAGCTAATCTTAAAAAATATTTAATTAAAACCGTTTAA
- a CDS encoding MFS transporter, with product MNNNIHSRKSIIPTLLAFALVPVSGLATDIYLPSMPQMAQELGLAQSKIQLTLSLFLISYGVAQFFTGALVDAWGRYRITLLSLFLFILSFWITATTHSILVIYLMRILQGILSAFVVVSKRAFFVDVYEGEERKRYLSVITIVWSLAPIIAPFIGGYLQAQCGWRSNFMVLAVYCAVLFVLELIFSGETIRQKNPLRVEFLISEFKMMLQTKDFTYGVFMCGVSYGLVMFYNLSGPFFIEHQLGYSSITTGYISLIMGLAWMSGGFIGRALIKKALLPKLRAANFLQIGFILLMIIISPYVTNLYTLSLFAFLIHMTAGFIFNNYFGYCLGRFPSSAGIAGGLAGGITYLITSSLSYLVVSLVQPDTQVQIGIGYIIFALLGFVILILIKLKKAY from the coding sequence ATGAACAACAACATACATTCACGAAAATCCATTATTCCAACGCTACTTGCATTTGCTTTGGTTCCAGTCTCAGGTTTAGCTACTGATATCTATTTACCATCCATGCCTCAGATGGCACAAGAGCTAGGGTTAGCTCAAAGCAAGATACAATTGACGCTTTCCCTTTTCCTGATCAGTTACGGTGTCGCCCAATTCTTTACTGGTGCACTTGTCGATGCTTGGGGACGATATCGAATTACCTTACTTTCTTTATTTCTATTTATCTTAAGCTTTTGGATAACCGCTACGACACACAGCATATTGGTGATCTATCTGATGCGTATCCTGCAGGGAATTCTGTCAGCCTTTGTTGTGGTTTCAAAAAGAGCTTTTTTTGTGGATGTGTATGAAGGTGAAGAGCGTAAGCGCTATTTGAGTGTCATCACAATTGTTTGGTCTCTTGCTCCAATTATTGCCCCTTTTATTGGTGGTTATTTACAAGCTCAATGCGGTTGGCGTTCCAATTTTATGGTCTTAGCGGTTTATTGTGCTGTACTATTTGTATTAGAGTTAATTTTTTCAGGAGAGACCATCCGTCAGAAAAATCCACTACGTGTGGAATTTTTAATCAGCGAATTTAAAATGATGCTGCAGACCAAAGACTTTACTTATGGGGTCTTTATGTGTGGAGTCAGTTATGGATTGGTGATGTTCTATAACCTGAGTGGACCATTTTTCATCGAACATCAATTGGGATACAGTTCCATTACCACAGGATATATTTCGCTCATTATGGGTTTGGCCTGGATGTCTGGAGGATTTATAGGTCGAGCATTGATCAAGAAAGCATTATTACCAAAATTAAGAGCTGCAAACTTTTTACAGATCGGCTTTATCCTCTTGATGATCATTATATCGCCTTATGTTACGAACTTGTATACCCTATCCCTATTTGCTTTCCTCATCCATATGACAGCAGGGTTTATCTTCAATAATTATTTTGGCTATTGCTTAGGTCGGTTCCCATCATCCGCAGGTATAGCTGGTGGATTGGCAGGTGGAATTACCTACCTCATCACATCGTCCCTCAGCTATCTTGTTGTAAGTTTGGTTCAACCCGATACACAAGTACAAATAGGAATTGGATACATTATATTTGCCCTACTTGGATTCGTAATTTTGATTTTGATCAAACTAAAAAAAGCATATTAA
- a CDS encoding LamG domain-containing protein — protein MKWTKSKLLLIFCGALFLTACVKNKQEPTKLDLSCLNNYLDTMQTLLDTAQIGEVDGTYPKANAVEFEQALDHLKTGISKAKAGFFVLPFEVNSYCIDASKAIQTFRNSYQETLSPGTAGELQVFGIDKKGYIDFGESNLFSSSKQFTIESWIKYDPGFFEFAIGDFLATFSHDGKGVKEGWMINFMGSNLRTTLGMGPQQDRVLEWGAAYPTNYGTWNHLVTVYDESLASDQLKMYINGQLLFSKSNDIKDPAGILQKYQPNSRNLKMWAFVEPEDNNRGMTGYMKKFRLWSSAKSAAEINQLMTAEVNGNESDLICAWDFVKVPENSQAIPDKTNKFQAKIVGQYKWHKLK, from the coding sequence ATGAAATGGACTAAAAGCAAACTGCTTCTTATTTTTTGCGGTGCCTTATTCTTGACCGCCTGTGTCAAAAATAAACAGGAACCAACTAAACTGGATCTTTCCTGTTTGAACAATTATTTGGATACCATGCAAACCTTGTTGGATACAGCACAAATTGGTGAAGTAGACGGAACATATCCTAAAGCGAATGCTGTTGAATTCGAACAGGCACTTGATCACCTTAAAACAGGAATTTCCAAAGCGAAAGCGGGATTTTTTGTTTTACCCTTTGAAGTGAACAGTTATTGTATTGACGCGAGTAAAGCAATTCAAACTTTTCGAAATTCCTATCAAGAAACTTTATCCCCAGGTACAGCAGGCGAACTGCAGGTTTTTGGTATTGATAAAAAAGGATATATCGATTTTGGAGAATCCAATCTCTTCAGCTCTTCTAAGCAATTCACCATTGAGTCTTGGATCAAATACGACCCTGGGTTTTTTGAATTTGCGATCGGTGATTTTTTGGCGACATTTAGCCACGATGGTAAAGGCGTAAAAGAGGGCTGGATGATCAACTTTATGGGTAGCAATCTCCGTACTACCTTAGGAATGGGACCTCAGCAAGATCGTGTATTAGAGTGGGGTGCGGCTTATCCGACCAATTATGGCACATGGAATCATCTTGTAACTGTCTATGACGAATCTCTGGCCTCAGATCAATTGAAAATGTATATCAATGGTCAATTGCTTTTTTCTAAATCTAACGATATTAAAGATCCTGCTGGCATCTTGCAAAAATATCAACCCAATAGTCGTAACCTCAAAATGTGGGCTTTTGTCGAACCCGAAGATAATAATCGTGGTATGACTGGTTACATGAAGAAGTTCAGGTTATGGAGCAGTGCTAAATCTGCTGCGGAAATCAATCAACTGATGACAGCAGAAGTCAATGGAAACGAATCAGACCTGATCTGTGCATGGGATTTTGTAAAAGTACCTGAAAATAGCCAAGCTATTCCAGATAAGACAAATAAATTCCAGGCCAAAATCGTTGGACAATATAAATGGCACAAATTAAAATAA